Within Actinomycetota bacterium, the genomic segment TGCCAGATCTTCGCCAGGTAGTGCCAGCGGTAGCCGAGCAGCACGCCGGTGTCGATCAGCGTGGCGCTGGCGTACGCCTCGGGGTTGGCGGCCGCCCAGGCAAGCGCCCACGGTCCACCGAAGTCGTGGGCCACCAGGTGCGCCCGGTCGATGCCAAGCTGGTCCAGCATCTTGCCCAGGTGGGCGGCGTAACCCTCGACCGTGTAGTCGAAGCCGGCCGGTTTGCCGGCCTTGCCGAACCCGGGCATGTCCATGGCGACGGCGCGGCCGAGCTTGCCCGCCTCGGCGACCAGTCTGGTGTAGTCCTCGGAAGAGCCGGGGTTCCCGTGGACGAACACCACGGCCTCCCGCGCCCCGTCGGGACCGGACTCGATGACCGGCGACTCGATACCGGCAACCTCAATCGTCCTCCGCCTAAGGCCCGGCTCGTCCGGCGGGCTCATGACCCGGCTCGCCTGGATCCGGTTGCGTGCGGTCAGCTCCTTGTCGGACCGGGAGCGCAGGTTGACGAGCGCCGCGCGGCCCATCGTCACGGGCGACACCAGCTTGCTCACGGGGATGACCCGGCCCCCGAAGTCGTGGATGACGTTCGCCAGCTTGGCGTCCTTGGCGCCGGCCGAGAACAGCAGCTTCTCGGCCGGGTTGTAACGGCGGTTGAGGCTGTACTCGTTGACCATCAGGTAGTGCGCCAGGAGCTCCCTCCGAACCCTCCGGCGGTAGGCGGTCACGGCATCCTTCAGCTCCTCGCGGCTGCCCAGGTGCCCGGCGGTGCACTCCACCAGCCACTCGGCCTCCTGGAACGCCCACCCGCACCCGACACCGAACAGCGGGTCGGAGGCGACCATGGCGTCGCCGGTAAATGCGAGGCCTTCGGGGGGCGAGTTCCGCCAGAAGTTCGGCAGGTCGACCGCTCCGATGACCTTGGAGACCTGCTTGGCGTTGCTGAGGTCCGGCCCGTCGGGGAGGCGCTCGAACGTGCGCCGGATGTTGCCGGCCAGGTCCTTGCGGAACCAGTCAAGCTTCTCCTTGCGGCCGAACATGCAGGCCAGGATGCTAATGCCGTCCTCGTTCGGGAAGACGTAGGCGACGTCGGGGTCGAGGAACCAGGTCCGGGCGGCGTTCCGCGGGTTGGGGATGCCTTCGTAGTAGGCGAAGTATCCGGAACGCTTGTTGGGAAGCTTCTTGGCCCCCACGCCGGCGAGCTCGGCGAGCCTCGAGTGACGCCCGTCGGCCGCCACCACCAGCGCGGCAGAGATCGACGAGACGTTTCCGTCGGGGTCGCGGACCTCGACGCCGATTACCCGGGAGCCGTCCCGGACCAGCCCGGTGGCGGTCCGGCCGGGCAGGTAGGTCACGCCCGGCGTCTCTGCGGCAGTCGCACGCAGGATCGGGTCGAGAGCCTCCCGGCGGAG encodes:
- a CDS encoding alpha/beta fold hydrolase; the protein is IQPSATPTIQRLGVAEKLEEAGAVRNSLEMWNRWGWIRRPEGDAAYGYSLRREALDPILRATAAETPGVTYLPGRTATGLVRDGSRVIGVEVRDPDGNVSSISAALVVAADGRHSRLAELAGVGAKKLPNKRSGYFAYYEGIPNPRNAARTWFLDPDVAYVFPNEDGISILACMFGRKEKLDWFRKDLAGNIRRTFERLPDGPDLSNAKQVSKVIGAVDLPNFWRNSPPEGLAFTGDAMVASDPLFGVGCGWAFQEAEWLVECTAGHLGSREELKDAVTAYRRRVRRELLAHYLMVNEYSLNRRYNPAEKLLFSAGAKDAKLANVIHDFGGRVIPVSKLVSPVTMGRAALVNLRSRSDKELTARNRIQASRVMSPPDEPGLRRRTIEVAGIESPVIESGPDGAREAVVFVHGNPGSSEDYTRLVAEAGKLGRAVAMDMPGFGKAGKPAGFDYTVEGYAAHLGKMLDQLGIDRAHLVAHDFGGPWALAWAAANPEAYASATLIDTGVLLGYRWHYLAKIWQTPVVGELFTAMSTAPAFRLLLRHGNSGGLPRPFLDRMYEDFDRGTKRAVLKLYRATRDVNTPSQQLRAVLGKIERPVLVIWGKKDPYLGYQFAEGQKVTFPNARVVVLEKSGHWPFVDNPEAVKDALIPFLSEAMKESFPVARS